In Oryza sativa Japonica Group chromosome 3, ASM3414082v1, one DNA window encodes the following:
- the LOC107277345 gene encoding uncharacterized protein → MPWPRYLAVKNSGEKLVPRQDGGGGGGGDQVKIDKLRTAAGEFVSQKSSSVFGKKKVEPVVKDAAVPGETSSVTVESL, encoded by the exons ATGCCGTGGCCGCGTTACCTCGCCGTGAAAAACTCTGGGGAAAAGCTCGTGCCTCGACaagacggaggcggcggagggggaggcgaccAAGTCAAGATCGACAAGctccgcaccgccgccggcgagttcGTCTCACAGAAGAGCAGCTCG GTGTTTGGCAAGAAGAAGGTCGAGCCCGTGGTCAAGGATGCTGCAGTTCCAGGGGAGACGAGTTCGGTGACAGTCGAGTCTCTGTGA